In Mus pahari chromosome 12, PAHARI_EIJ_v1.1, whole genome shotgun sequence, the genomic window aaacacacatacacacaccagcagcagcagcagcagcagcagcagcagcagcagcagcagcagcagcagcagtagcagcagcagcagcagcaccaacaGCACGACTATAACCACCAGTAGCAGCAAAACAAAGCAGTCCATTttggattaaataaataaataaataattaaatgtctCATATTGGAAGCTCTAGTgtctcacagtgtgtcccacagtatatccctctgtctacacatcttcacttgcaaatatcCATTGCAGTGAGTTATTGGTCTGggttgagatctctggcttctgtgaccccatcaatactggatctCTTCAGAACTCCTCCTGGTTATGCTGTTGTTGGCCTGTGTCACGGAGGTTCTGCAGCATTAGAATGGTGGGACTGGCTCTATCACGAATCCCAACTGTTTGTAGATGATATAGACTTGGAGTGGGCTAATTCAGAGTCCTGGATCAGGGCTTGGGTGGTAGCTGAACTGGTCTGCCCACTGGCTCTTCCTTATCCAAACCACCAAGGGACTTTCttcagcactgctctggctagtcCACCCAATGCtgccatcagcaggaggcagggccatctctcctgctctcatgcccccAGGGTCATCTTACCCTCCCCCAgtcctccagagccagctccactacTGCCCAGTcaagggcccactctcccaagtgctgcagaaGTTGaagggctgggccagctctccttctctcacaccctcagggctggctctcctGTGCCTTCACCGTCAAGGGCAGCTCTGCTGTGCTACCCAGGTGAGTTGCAGGATCCACTCTCCCAAATGCTGCAGCAAGGGGCATGAACAGCTCACCTGTTCTCCTAACCAGTGTTAGGTCTTTTGACTGTCTCAGTTGGCAAGGAATGAGTGGGCAGGAGACACCTCCCTCCCCAGGCCACCTCCTGTCAGAGGATTGGTGGGGACAGCTGTCCTGCACTCTCATTCTCAGAGTTGGCTCATCTGTACCcaaccaccagggccagctcaaTTGTGTTGCTCAGACAATGTGAAAGGTCTGTTCTCCCAAGTTCTGTAGCTGGTTAGGGTCAGGGCTAACTCCCAAGTTCTGTAGCTGGTTAGGgtcagggctagctctcctgagTTCATGACCCAGTGGGCAGCTTTCCTGACTGCTGGAGGAGGCAAGGGGCAGAGGTAGAGAGTATCTCCTATTTACCAATGTCACTCCTTGTCAGACTAATGACAAGGTCAGCTCTTCCATAGTCATGCCACCAGGACCAGCTCCACTGTCTTCCCTGGGTGAGGTTCAGGGTCTGCTCTTCCCCAAGTGCTGTTTAAGCCAGGAATGCAGCTAGAGAAGGGCAGAGTCAGTTATGCACAGCCCCTGGACATGCACATGGTCCCTAGTGGCTTCCCAGACCAGGAACATCCCATAATTCTCTAATAGTAATAGGAGCCATGTACACTGACATGTACTCCTGTCTCAGCCCTGCAGCAtagccacagactcagacatAGCTCTTAGTGGCAGCTTGGGCTGAGACCTCATCATGGTCCCGGGTGgcagggctggccactcacaacaggctGCTCCACTCCATACTCAAGTTTtcagttctgtctctcttcatgaTGCTCAAGTTGCTCCACTCCTCCTTCTCCGTCTGACCACCACATTGTGATACTTGCATATTGTGATGGCTCCTACTGCAGGCTGGCAGGGCCCTGGGTGACATTCTCCATCCATGCTGGGCAAGCAGGTGGGTGTCCATGGTCTGCCTGCACTGTGTGCTGgaaggcaggtctgtgggtggcatggtggtccacaggtctctgtctgtcttcctcctcctgtgctgtGACTCTTGGATTTGTttggatttgatttttatgaatgCTAGACATAAGACAGCAttagccaccaagccaggcatcaaccTAGGATGAAGAAAGGACTgtcatctgctctgcccctgattGATAGAAGAACAACATCACTGTGAAGGTGTCTCTGCCCattgtggaggtgggggtgggagcagagggggaagagATTAATTTACATTCTTCTCAGCAATGTGGCAGGGCACTCTTTTTTTATAGCATTATTTACATGTATTGTGATTGTTATACTTTTCTTGttgtttaaataaacttttatttgacTAAAgtattattacattatttctttCCACCTTCCCTAACTTCAGCCTGTAATTGTTTTCTGAGTAATGTGGGATTTAATCTCACTATAtttataatttgcatttctctgatggctagtaataatcacattttatgtgtttattgttCATTTGTGCTCATTTTTGACAACTGTGTACTCATTTCATTAACTTATTCATTAATTGGGCTATTTGATTTTTTCGTTACTTTATTGAATCTTCTGTGTATTCTGACTATTGTCTGCTATTAGATAAATAGTTAGTAATGGTTTCTCTCCCATTCAGTAGGCTGTCTTTTAACTCAGTTGTTACCTTTGTTGTATAGAAACTTCATAACTTAATGAAATCTCTTGCCAATTGTTGACCTTATTTCCTGAGTGACTGCACCATTTGTCTATTGATATATTTTGAATGAATATTTACTAAGTTACTAGAGTTTGGTTTACTGCTATACTTTGAATGTTTCTTCCAGTTTTATCTCTAATAGCATCAGAAGGTTTATGTCtcatattaatgtatttattccaTTTGGAATTTATTCCTATATGAATGAGAGATAGGGATCTGTTCTCATTTATCTACGTATGCGATTTTCACAGCATGATTTGATAAGGTTACCTTCTCCAATGCACATATTTTAgcatctttgttaaaaatcaggtGGTTCATCTCCACAAAATGATGGTCAGGCTCTATTGTTGAAGACAAAACCTACAGAACTCATGGGGCATGGAGAATTTGGGCTGCTGCCTACCTAGAAACTCCATCCCTACTGACTAttgttcatggtactggaaggtactctgcgTGCTACCATAGGAAAAAGGTAACAGTCCTACATGGGCTTTCTCCAGGAAATCCctccttccaaggctcagggaagtctgctgaagagaggacagaaaaatAGCAAGAGCCAGTGGGAATGGAAGATACCAAGGAAATAAGGCCATCTAGGCATAGGTTTAAGCCAGATGGATTCCCAGTCACCACTGGACAGAAAATCTGGACAGAGGCCCAGCCCAAACACAGAAGCTATGTCCAATTGATAATTGTTCACAAAGCAAAAGAGTCTCAATGATTATGCAACTACACTTAAGAGTAGGCACCATGCCAGCAATAGATGGTCAACACAAAATGGGATCAATGATGTTTTTGGAGCCATTTTGTGTCATAATGCTATGTCTGGGCATTTTGTCCCTTACAGATCTTGATTTATACATTATGCTTTCTGGTTTGGTGTTTTTATGTGATTCCTGTGCATGAAAATGGATATGTTcggtgtgctttttttttttctcttttgtcctctGTTTGCTTTTAGCTTATCttatttcatcattatttttagATGTCtgctgtttgctttctaatgagaaTAAGAAGGGATGTGGATTTGTATAGGTGTGGAGGATCTAGAAGGAGTTAGGGAAGGGAACCAAAATTATAACCTATTTTatgaaagaatctattttcaattaaatcaaGCTGCTGTAGCTTTGTGGATTATAATGCACCCTCTAttttgaagaaaggaaggaaagaagaaatgtcttCCTCCATCATCAGCCCCTCCTCttgccctcccccttcccagcccACTGCAAGCCCAGTTCTGCTGTCAGGGCTTGGGTTCATTGTGCTTTCACTGCAATCCCATGTGTCACTCACCTCGCTGCACTGGACTTATTCTGCTTAATAGCATGTCTTCTGACTCCACCCTCTTTTTACCTAATcacagatttttgttgttgttttatcttttttgttcttAATTGAAGATTTTCTGTACTTTTGTTGTCTTCTCTGATATTTAGCATAGGcattcttttgcttttgcttgaaatattaatttataattagtcaaattttaatattaaaaacacacTAGCACTTCACAGTATCAGTGTAGGTACCTTAGGATAACAGACGAGTCtacttttcctttcctgtgtcttTAATTGTTGCTTGGAAACCATGGAACTATTATAGGACAATGCTTCAGAAACTGATTATgaagattatttttcttatacaGTAGtgtatgtagtccaggttggcccaAACTTCATGATATGGCCAGCTGCTCTGACATAAtactcctgtctccctctctgtgcaTCCATGACTGGTTTCGGACCATTATAATTGTGAACAATTCTAAAGAACTTAAAGAagtaaaggaaagaggaaagggtgcTCATCCTTCTCCTACACTGCTTGACTTCATTTCTGCTGTTCAGTCACAAGGAAGAGCAgctggaaggaagggagaggatgaACCCTTTGTGATTCTGtttctacactttttttttttttttgataatggctctgtttcttcatctgtgggAAGTGTTCATTATTGCTCCAAATACCTTTACTTATGGAATGAGATATGGAGAAATGAGTTTAATGAAATCAGCTTATGTTGTATGCCTACCCTGGATGTGACAAGGGGATTGAAGAAGTAAGGCAGGGCTACTGTAAACTATTTGGAAAAATAGTTACTCATGGATAAGAAAAAACTGATTAGTTACTCATAAATGCAATTTTCAAGATGTTGACATATCAGTGATGATAAAACTTTGAATTCCTGCTAacaatcatttaaatatttaagcacttatatttaaatattttatagagtcAAGTTGTGTTGATAAGAACCAAACAACACAGAACAGTTTACATCTTGTGACAGAAGGTAATATTTTTGCTTATCTGGTGGGAATGGAGAGTTGCTTAGAAACAGTAATTAATGCCTTGGCTGCTGGACAGATGAGTAGCAGAGTTTTGTGATGTAGTGTTATGGTGTGAGGGACCCTTAACACTTGCCTCTAAACCTTTACCATCTTAGAGGGAGTGATGGAAATACTGTGACATTATCACCCTCCAGGTCtgtgttgagaatttttttcatcAACTAATTAGTTGACCTTTATTTAGATGTGACTTGTGATGACTTGAGTTCCCCAAAGAGGCAAATGGTATTGAAATAGGACAGTGGACATGTTAATGCAGTGTTTATCATAAGCATGGCATATTCCCATCAAGTTCTGCTCCTGTTAAAGCAATGCAAATACTGACTTTTGCCACAAGTGATAGTGATAGATAATTTTGTTGAGTAATCACCACTCAGAAAACTTGTATCCATCATGGATGATTTACACCAGTGTACAAGCAATCTGAGGGTTTATGATGCAAGATTTGTGTAGCCCACATGACTGAACCTTTACAAGATGAATAGCATATTTAATTCTGATAGTTTGGacatacagaaacaaagaaatgtgagAAAAATTTACTATTAGTCAAGCATTGTTCTAGTGTGACTTCATATAAATTACTGTGGATAGACCTAACacacatgtttgtttttcttgttctttctttgtgtatCCAGTGTACACTACAGTGTCTGTACAGATGGGTACAAAGGCTATGCTCTGCTGCCCTTCTATTCCACTGACAAAAGTAATATACATATTATGGATAATAATTGTCAGATGCCAGCCTTCCTGCATAATAGcctacaaagtagaaacaaaggaGACCGATGAAACCAACTGCTCAGGCAGGGGCATCACCTGGGCCTCCTCACCTGACCTCAGGCCTGACCTTCAGCTCAGTGCAGTGGCTCTCCAGCATGAGGGGAATTACTCTTGTGAGATAGCAGCACCTGATGGGAATTTCCATAAAGCCTATAACCTCCAAGTGCTGGGTAAGTGACAATGTCACATATTGTGCTATTTCAGCTCACCAATcttagttagaaaaaaaatgtccttgtGACTGTGACAAGACTGaatctttatttcctttccatctctccagtgccccctGAGGTAATCTACTTTCCAGTGAAAAACAGAACTGCAGTCTGTGAGGCCATGGCAGGCAAGCCTGCTGCACAGATCTCTTGGACTTCAGATGGTGACTGTGTCACCAAGAGTGAGTCACACAGCAATGGCACCGTGACTGTCAGGAGCATGTGCCACTGGGAGCAGAGCAATGTGTCTACTGTGTCCTGCTTAATCTCTCACTTGACTGGTAACCGGACTCTGTTCATAGAACTGAGTCAAGgtgagtactttttaaaaagaagaaataattgatATTTAGCTTATTCTTCCATGGAAGAtaaatgttttaactttattCTGTGTGTGACAAATAGAGTAGCATAAACCTGTTTAGGGGAAGGAGTAAAGACAATGACTGAAACAGAACACATGTAGCTGTTTGCTAGCTCTGCAGACTCGTGCTAACCAACTCACCTGGACAGAGGCTGGTCCTGTCCATAGTGTGTTGGCCTCTAAGGTGGCTCTAAGCTGTGCAAAGTTGACAGAGTTAAATAGGACAACAAACCCACTTCAGACACTTGCAACAAGTTTTTGTTATCACTTGCACTTCTTTTCATCTGGTTATAAATTCTGATATTTCCATAATTCAGTTACCAGGTTGATTGACTTGCTATAATGGTTAACCATACTGAAGAAGACACCTTGTTTACTCTACTGGTTTCATATAAAGACtgcaacacagagacagacaaattgAAGAGATTCATAAGCCCCTTTATGGAGGAAGGAGTATAGTGCTTCATGCCATCTCAAAGATTTCTGTGTTCCCAGTTCCTTGATGTTATCCCCATACAGAAGCTCCTCAAACTGTAGTACTTAGGATTtatattaagatttttttatggAGTCATGATCATTCGTAATTAACTCAATCTCTAGCCATTCTTTCTTTACCAGAGGTTAAGTGGCAATAATTGTGGTAGTATAGAGCCCCAAGTACTAACTCTCTAACTACAGTTTAGCTTTTCTGGGATAACTCCCACTATGAAGATCTCTAAGAGCTTCTAGACACCAGTCATTGGCATactaaagattttttattttgttggtgattCTTTTAGGAGCTACGTTTCAGTAGATCGAAAATGAAGGccatatataattttctttttaaaaatattttgtcttttttaatatattgtcTCTATACATAGATAGTACTGGCTGTTTTATAACTTGGAAATAGGTTCTGATTATCATAGATCTGGTATTCATATTTCCCTTTCAATGTTCTAAAGAGGATTCGGGTTAATTCATTCTCAGATGTTTTCTCAAGTTGCTTCTTTCCTCCAAAACGTCCTCTCTTCTACTAACCTGTTTCATCCAGTAGGCCACCATGCACTGTTCTAAACCCACTTCTTCCTGACTCCCAGCTACTGTTGAGTAACCATTCTGATTCTTCAGATGTTTTAGAGCATTTCATCCTCACTTAGCACCATTTGATGGCTTGTAAATCATGTAAAACATCCCTGACAACAAAATGTCACTGGACGTGTCATCAGATTcaatttcaagctgtactatgcaggcaaaacagcaaaATCAGAATGGTACCAGTAAAGATACAGACAATATTGATCAATGCAACAGGATTAAGGGCCCAGATAAAAGTCCATGCACTTGTAGCCACCCAATTGTTCATTATATTCTGAAAATATTCACTGAAGAATACATAGCATCTGAAAAGATAGTGTTGGGAAATTGGATAttaacatatagaagaatgaaacttgATTCTTCTATTTGCATTGAAATAAATTCCAAATGGATTAAAGATATCAATGTTAGATCTGTAACTCTAAGCTTCCATAAGAAAGAGCCCCAAGTATACTGAGTATGCTGTAGAGAATATGCTTAGGTAATAACTTTTGAATAGGACACTCGTTGCTCAGGAAAtaagataaaaacttcaagtgGGACTACATGAGATTATAAAGTTTCTATACTGCAAAGGGAAACTGTTAATTGACTGAAGAGGcagcctatagattgggaaaaatctttactATCTACAgatctgacagaggattaatatttagaatatacatgaCATTACAAAAGCCTaaacaacaaaattgaaaaatgggCAATGGAACTGAATAGAGGGTTCtcagaagaaatgcaaatgattaataaatactttaaaaactgtGTGACATCCTTAACCAACAGGGtagtgaaaattaaaactactttgagatttctaaCCTTAATCCATGCAGAATGgctaatattaagaaaataaaagccagtgGATGTTGGGGGGCAGGGAACCTTTCTGCTATATTtgtggaagagcaattggtgcaGCTGGGTGGAGAGCAAtgtggctgttcctcagaaaatgagaaatagaTGTGCTCTATGATCACATAGATAATGTGCCCATTCGTATTCATAGATGCTCTAGTCCTAATTACTGGAACATGGACACAGCTAAGATGTGCATGAATAGTGCCCATGGGTCCACTAATGGCCTGAAAAGTGTAAAAGTTTATAATTACTTCCGCTTGGATTTAGAGTCACCTGGCCCAGTGTGTCCAGGATGGAGAGCTCACTGTCTATTAGTGTACAAAATGGACATAGAATATAACCACCTTCTCAATTTGCATGGCTCTACTCATGTTAGTGCAACTCTCATATCTCTTTAGAGaaagtttcttttttcagtgaAAAGTGGTTAAGGCAGAAACTCTCAACTGGTcaaggaagacaaaagaagaaagattgtaaaagtcaCCAATCAGGGAGGATCAGAGAAAAAAGCTTTTGGACATGACAGGATCTCTGAATTCACTAGCTCATAGCAATGGAGCTTTCTGTACAGGATGCAAACAAGACCAACCAGTCAATATTCCAACATAGACTGAAAAGGGACTCATGAGTTCCTGTTCTTCCAACCTAGGACCTATGGACAGCTAATAGTTTCTTGAGGAGAGAGAGTCAGTTATCTCTATGGGTATTGCTCCTGGTAGTCTCCAACCCAGAAGTATATGGAAAACATAACCCGAAGTCAGTGGGCTATTACAAAAACAGCCAAAAAGTTTATGGGGTAACAAATATCATCACACATGATCATATGAATATGATCACCATACTTTGTGTgaaattcttacttttttttaaatgaaaaggaaattgtTCCTTTCAAAAGAATAGAACTTTTTGTATAAAAGATATGCCATAGATGCACTTCAGACAGAGAAATTAGAGTATCTTAGATGATTTTACTTGAAAACATCTTTCCAATGGAGTAACTTTAGTAGTCACCAAAGAGGCTGTGCAAGCTGAACTAAGTGGGAAGCAACAGTTAGTACCACCTAACTGATGAGCTTATGAACCACAGCAATGAAGAGCAAGGTTGATCCCTAAGCTGTGATAGTGGCAATCATCTTGGCAGCAATCAATAGTTCTCCAATTATGTCTAAGGCTCACTCAAGTGTGGGGAAATCATGACTGGTAGTGGAGATCTAGCTAATAACTCAAAGTGTTAGTGAAGGCATTGATATCAGAGAGGAATCTGCCACAGCCCTCCTCTAATCTACCATAATGCCCATCTAAATGTTAAATACCCTATATTCACGAGTAAGCATGGCTCTTAACAGTTACCAAGGAAGCTTCTATTTGCAATAGAAAACATCACAAAAAGCCACAAATGGCCAAAATTTAGAGAACACAGATCATGATATGTTCATCCCCATGAATGGATGCATTCACAACACAGCTCCCGCATTTACTGCTCAGGGAATATTGTAGAATAGGGAACAGAACCAGgaaaagagctagagaaacaGGAAATCTGTGGGaagattgtgtctcctaaaaaTGTAGGTGAAACTTCACCCATGAAACCTCAATAACACGGCTGCCTAAACAGGACCTGAACAATAGAGATGCAAACATGGAAGGGGAAAATCTTACTTGGGCCTCACCCTTAGATGAAGAACTACAGTTAACTAAGGGTGCTAAGAGTGGGAGAAGCAGTCTTCTCTCAGGGATGGCCCCCTATTGGCATTTTCATATCATGTATAAATTTGCAACAGTGATGATTTAGAAAGATGAAGCTAGGAGTTTGAGAGGGAACACTGATCGGTGGTGGGACctggggggagggtggaggaaggaagaggaatggatggaatgatgtaattatattttcataaaaataaaataaatcttcatggGAAATTCGCCCATTTTTTACTCATTTAACTGTATGTTTTAACAATATTTAGTGTGCATttcttcactttaaaatatttgctaatGTCTATCAAGCTCAAAAGCCAGACTTGATTCCTAAACTTGGTCCTTTAATAATGGTATGAGATGTATCTGAATTATACTTCAtaagattttctgatttttaatattttctaaaactttaggactattttaaatgattttaaagttgTTTGCCTCTAATTTCTTGCTTAGAACTATTATCGAACTGACCTGACATTTTACCCTTGCCTGTATTTAAAGGTACCACCAGCACCCCCACTTCCTTGCTGACCATTATCTATGTGAAAATGGTCCTTTTGGGGATTATTCTTCTTATAGTAGGATTTGCTTTCTTCCAGAAGAGAAATTATACCAGGTAGGAATTGAAAACTAAAATGTTAAGACTCATTAGGAAAAAGGCATTGTTATATGAACAGTATACTGGGAAAATATATTATGTGCCCCTGGCATGGGTGTTCCCTCAGTAGTCCTTCTGCATcaagcctttttgtttgtttgttttgtttttcttttttattagatattttctttatttacatttcaaatgttatcctgaaagttccctataccccccccgcccctgctcccctacccacccactcccacttcttgaccctggcattcccctgtgctagcTGCATCAAGCCTTTGTGAACATAGCCCAGGCACAGGTGCTCATGTCTCTGGGGAGAGATTCTGCCTTGCTCCAGTTCTGACCTAGGAGGAACCTACCCTGGGCCCATCATTGAGGATTCTGTAGCAGAAATGAAGTTGATGAAactttatgtttgtttataagtttctttatttctgtggGATTCTGCTTATTCTGGCTTAATTGTAAcatatgtaatttttttgttttatgtatttctaGAACATGAATATTCAGATTTCTGGAAGTCCATTAGTCTGATGACACAATACAAGTAAACAGTCATTTGCAATCAACTTTCTCATTGAAATCCAGCTTGCCTGTCCCTGCTGTCTTCATGTTTGTTAgacactcatctccaaattcttaacccagaagggCTCCCGTCTAAAGAAAATATGGGGACAAATTGTGGAGCATAGACCAAAGGAAAGATCACCCacagactgtcccacctagggacccatcccatatacagacaccaaacccagatactatggaAGATGCCAAGaggtgtttgctgacaggagcctcttatagctgtctcctgagaggctctgccagagcctaagaAATACataggcagatgcttgcagccaacaattggactgagcaaagATTCTCCAATGgcggagttagagaaaggactgaagaaggtgaaggggtttgcagccccataggaagaacaacagtatcaaccaaccagatctcccagagttcccaggaactaaaccaccaaccaaagactacacatggaaagacctatggctccagctgcttgtgtagcagagaatggccttgtctggcatcagtggaaggagaaacccttggtccaGAAAAGGCTTGATTCcctagtgtaagggaatgccagggcggtgaggtgggagtgagtgggtagggagcaTCCTCTTAGATGCAGGAGAAAGGAGAATGGAAGAGGGGGTTCCGGAGGGCAACCTGGAAAAGGGGacaacctttgaaatgtaaatacataaaatactcaataaaaaaatattgcaCAGTTGCCAGTCATGTGATGTGATCATATAGGAAAAAGCTTTGTGCTTTCCATCAGATATGCTATGACCCATctactctctctcttcccctcttctcaggTCAGAGAGAAAATGACTTAGCAAAGGGTGAACAAGAGTTCTGGGTAGTTTTTCTTTACCTAAGTCCCCCAGGGAATAGCTTCCATCAACTTCTTGTTCCCAGGTTCATTTTACATGATCATCAAAGTTGCATCGTCAGGTCCCATGACAACAAACAATACCTTGAAGTTGCCCACTAGCTGCTGGCCTTCTTCCTGTGCTTGCTTGCTATCAAGTAGCACAACAGTTGCCCTTTGTGTTAATCATTGAAGACATGACTaagatctgtttttaaaaatcagtatctCTCACTTTAGGAGAAGTTAAAAGTTTTATTCCAGAGAAGGCACTGTGTGTATCATAGGGGTAACATCGAGATTCCCATTACTGTGGAAAGTCCTAATGTCTAAATTTCCTTTGCAGTCTGTATTCTGCCTTATAGGGGATGGGATCAATTAGCGAGGGTTAGGGTAAGACACTGGTGAACTGTAACAACTGTAAAGTGAGACCTGGTCTTCACTGGATAAACATAGTATTCCTATAATAGGAATATGTTTTTAGTTAAAAGAATTATATCTTAGATAAAGTGACAAATGATttgggctattttatttttagtgggCGTCTATGGAGAAAATGAGTGCCTGGTACTAGAAGATACCAGGACGGTAGCTGCTGATGGTAGCTGAAAGGTTATTTCATCTCATATCATACTCTAATGACATGAATGGTGCCAGGGAAGTTGATAAAAGTGTGTTGCTCTAAGCTACTCTTTATTCTATGACCCTGTTCTCAGAGCAGGAGAGTGATTATTCAGCAGGTGGCTAGGGAGAGTCGAGGATTGTATGTGGGATACATGGGGACCAGGCCTGGAGTAGTAAACATAGCTGCTTAGATTCAACTGACAAATACTTAGTCATATGACCACACTAGTTAGCTTTTCC contains:
- the LOC110329937 gene encoding cell surface glycoprotein CD200 receptor 2-like isoform X3 encodes the protein MQALGRILALTLLIFIDIFVSVYTTVSVQMGTKAMLCCPSIPLTKVIYILWIIIVRCQPSCIIAYKVETKETDETNCSGRGITWASSPDLRPDLQLSAVALQHEGNYSCEIAAPDGNFHKAYNLQVLVPPEVIYFPVKNRTAVCEAMAGKPAAQISWTSDGDCVTKSESHSNGTVTVRSMCHWEQSNVSTVSCLISHLTGNRTLFIELSQGTTSTPTSLLTIIYVKMVLLGIILLIVGFAFFQKRNYTRT
- the LOC110329937 gene encoding cell surface glycoprotein CD200 receptor 2-like isoform X1 — encoded protein: MQALGRILALTLLIFIDIFVSESSCVDKNQTTQNSLHLVTEVYTTVSVQMGTKAMLCCPSIPLTKVIYILWIIIVRCQPSCIIAYKVETKETDETNCSGRGITWASSPDLRPDLQLSAVALQHEGNYSCEIAAPDGNFHKAYNLQVLVPPEVIYFPVKNRTAVCEAMAGKPAAQISWTSDGDCVTKSESHSNGTVTVRSMCHWEQSNVSTVSCLISHLTGNRTLFIELSQGTTSTPTSLLTIIYVKMVLLGIILLIVGFAFFQKRNYTRT
- the LOC110329937 gene encoding cell surface glycoprotein CD200 receptor 2-like isoform X2, whose product is MIMQLHLRVESSCVDKNQTTQNSLHLVTEVYTTVSVQMGTKAMLCCPSIPLTKVIYILWIIIVRCQPSCIIAYKVETKETDETNCSGRGITWASSPDLRPDLQLSAVALQHEGNYSCEIAAPDGNFHKAYNLQVLVPPEVIYFPVKNRTAVCEAMAGKPAAQISWTSDGDCVTKSESHSNGTVTVRSMCHWEQSNVSTVSCLISHLTGNRTLFIELSQGTTSTPTSLLTIIYVKMVLLGIILLIVGFAFFQKRNYTRT